AAATTAAAGCACATGAACGCGTTAAAGCGTTAGGCGCATTAGACTTTATTCAAAAACCAGTCAGTGCAGATGCCATCAGTCATATTTTACAAGAATACGGAATTTTAACCTTAACCCAAGGTGCATCAGCCGACATGCATCCGATGATGGAAGTTGATTTACGCGACGCTTGTCAAGAAATCGCTAACGTTGCCATGGGACGTGCTGCCGACCTACTTGCCAAACTACTTGATGTATTTGTGGTTCTTCCTATCCCCAATGTTAACGTACTTGAAGTTAGCGAACTGACTATGGCGTTAAAAGCCACAGAAGAATCATCAACCATATCAGCATTATGCCAAGGCTTTATTGGAGCTGGTGTGGCCGGAGAAGCACTGTTACTGTTTCATGATGCCAGCTTTGAAGATATGGCAAAGCTGATGAATTTAAGCTCAGAAGATGAAACCGAAGTATTAATCGATACCGGTAATGTTCTGATTGGTGCCTTTCTTAGCGGTATTTCTGAACAACTAGATATGAAGTTCAGCCAAAGTCATCCTGTGGTACTTGGTCGTCATTGCACGGTAAACGATTTAATACATGCCAGCTCAGACAAATGGCGCCGCACCCTTGCTATGGAAATTAATTACCGCATTGAAGATTACAATATTCAATGCGACTTATTGCTGTTATTTACCGAAGACTCTATCCCGACGCTAAACTTCAAGCTCGGCTATCTTCTCGACTAAGGTTGGATTTCGTTAATATGTCAAATGATCAAAGTGCGATGAATGAACTCCACTGGCTAATCGATATGGTACAAACTATCGAAGTTGGCTTAGTTGTTCTTGATAGCAGTTATAACATCCAATTGTGGAATGGTTTTATGGAAAACCATAGTGGAGTATCGCCCAATTCCATTAAAGGCCAAAACTTGTTTGAGCGTTTTCCAGAACTACCAGCAAAGTGGTTAAAACAAAAAATGGAGTCGGTGTTTTTATTAAAAAACCGTACTTTTATCAGCTGGGAACAACGA
This Shewanella aestuarii DNA region includes the following protein-coding sequences:
- a CDS encoding response regulator, with the protein product MTIPVLICDDSALARKQMARTLPKDWDIEVTFATNGAEGLDAIRAGKGEIVFLDLNMPVMDGYEVLQTVQQQDLPALIIVVSGDIQIKAHERVKALGALDFIQKPVSADAISHILQEYGILTLTQGASADMHPMMEVDLRDACQEIANVAMGRAADLLAKLLDVFVVLPIPNVNVLEVSELTMALKATEESSTISALCQGFIGAGVAGEALLLFHDASFEDMAKLMNLSSEDETEVLIDTGNVLIGAFLSGISEQLDMKFSQSHPVVLGRHCTVNDLIHASSDKWRRTLAMEINYRIEDYNIQCDLLLLFTEDSIPTLNFKLGYLLD